In Paenibacillus algicola, a genomic segment contains:
- a CDS encoding ABC transporter permease, which yields MMIPVIAYYVIFQYGPMYGAIIAFKDYSPMKGVMDSEWVGLAHFQSFFESYYFWRILKNTLILSLYSLCFEFPAPIILALLINEVRNKRFKSIVQSVTYMPHFISLIVICGIIKDFTNSGGLINTFITYLGGDGQAMLQKPELFRSIYIISDIWQGMGWTSIIYLAALMNVDQEQFEAARIDGAGRLRQIWNISIPGILPTIIIMLILRIGNLLSVGFEKIILLYNPAIYDTADVISTFVYRKGLLEFGWSYSAAVGLFNSVVNLILLVLANRLSKKFSENSLW from the coding sequence ATGATGATCCCTGTAATAGCGTATTATGTAATTTTTCAATATGGTCCTATGTACGGAGCGATTATAGCTTTCAAGGACTACTCTCCCATGAAAGGGGTTATGGACAGTGAATGGGTCGGACTGGCACATTTTCAATCTTTTTTTGAAAGCTACTATTTCTGGCGAATCCTGAAAAACACTCTAATACTGAGCTTGTATTCCCTCTGTTTTGAATTTCCGGCTCCAATCATACTCGCTTTATTGATCAATGAAGTCAGAAATAAAAGATTCAAATCCATCGTACAATCCGTTACCTATATGCCCCATTTTATTTCCCTAATCGTTATATGTGGGATAATTAAAGATTTCACAAATAGTGGGGGGTTGATCAATACCTTCATTACTTATCTGGGCGGAGACGGGCAGGCAATGCTTCAAAAGCCAGAGCTCTTTCGAAGCATCTATATCATATCTGACATTTGGCAAGGCATGGGATGGACGTCCATAATCTATTTAGCAGCGCTCATGAATGTAGACCAAGAGCAATTTGAAGCGGCGCGAATTGATGGAGCAGGCAGGTTAAGGCAAATATGGAACATATCTATTCCAGGGATATTGCCCACGATTATCATTATGCTAATTCTTCGTATTGGCAATTTGCTGAGTGTAGGATTTGAGAAAATTATTCTGTTATATAATCCTGCCATTTATGATACAGCCGATGTAATCTCCACATTTGTATATCGTAAAGGATTGCTGGAATTTGGTTGGAGCTACAGCGCAGCTGTCGGATTGTTTAATTCCGTTGTCAATCTGATCTTGTTGGTTCTAGCCAATCGTCTTAGTAAAAAGTTTAGTGAAAATAGCCTATGGTAA